In Candidatus Cohnella colombiensis, one DNA window encodes the following:
- the purD gene encoding phosphoribosylamine--glycine ligase, translated as MNILVIGRGGREHAIIWSLKRSDKVKQIYCAPGNAGTAQLADNVDIGEFEFAKLVQFAQDNVIDLVVVGPDDPLAAGIVDEFEAARIPVYGPRKNAAEIEGSKIFMKNLLRKYNIPTAKYETFTDYASARDYLQQQALPIVIKADGLAAGKGVTVCFTREEAEQALQQTMVDKSFGAAGDKVVIEEFLEGQEMSILAFVDGETVRPMSPAQDHKPVFDGDKGPNTGGMGTYSPLPHIAQSIIDDAIENIIIPTAKAMVSEGRPFRGVLFAGLMITKDGPKTIEFNARFGDPETQVVLPRLETDLLDIFLASINGRLNEIEITWSDEAAVCVVLASEGYPGSYPKGRPITGLDQVSEQEALIFHAGTASQDGQLVTNGGRVLGVVGRGHGIVEARAKAYAAADKIVYEGKQNRTDIALKALV; from the coding sequence GTGAATATTTTAGTTATCGGTCGCGGAGGTCGCGAGCACGCCATAATATGGTCGCTCAAACGCAGTGATAAGGTGAAGCAAATTTATTGTGCGCCGGGTAATGCAGGAACGGCGCAGCTAGCTGATAATGTTGATATTGGAGAGTTTGAGTTCGCTAAGCTTGTCCAGTTCGCGCAAGATAATGTCATCGACCTCGTAGTTGTTGGACCGGATGATCCATTGGCTGCGGGAATCGTCGACGAGTTCGAGGCTGCTCGCATCCCTGTATACGGACCACGTAAAAATGCGGCTGAAATCGAAGGCAGCAAAATCTTTATGAAAAACCTGCTTCGTAAATACAACATCCCTACGGCGAAGTATGAAACGTTCACGGACTATGCTTCTGCACGTGATTATTTACAGCAACAAGCATTGCCGATTGTCATTAAGGCAGATGGACTTGCGGCAGGTAAAGGCGTTACAGTATGTTTTACACGTGAGGAAGCGGAGCAAGCGCTGCAGCAGACGATGGTTGACAAATCCTTTGGTGCGGCAGGCGATAAAGTAGTTATCGAAGAGTTTCTGGAAGGACAGGAGATGTCTATCCTCGCCTTCGTTGATGGTGAGACGGTGCGCCCAATGTCGCCTGCTCAGGATCATAAGCCTGTGTTCGATGGCGATAAGGGACCTAATACTGGCGGTATGGGTACATATTCACCGCTTCCGCACATTGCGCAATCGATTATCGATGATGCGATTGAGAACATTATTATCCCGACTGCAAAAGCGATGGTGTCTGAAGGTCGTCCATTCCGTGGCGTTTTGTTTGCGGGGCTGATGATTACGAAGGATGGTCCGAAGACGATTGAGTTTAATGCGCGCTTTGGCGATCCAGAGACGCAAGTCGTGTTGCCACGCTTGGAAACAGATTTGCTTGATATTTTTCTCGCTTCAATCAACGGTCGTCTTAACGAAATCGAGATTACATGGAGCGATGAAGCAGCGGTATGTGTAGTGCTTGCATCCGAAGGCTACCCAGGCTCGTATCCGAAAGGTCGTCCGATTACAGGATTAGACCAGGTTAGCGAGCAGGAGGCATTGATCTTCCATGCAGGTACCGCTAGCCAAGACGGACAACTTGTAACGAATGGCGGACGCGTACTTGGAGTCGTAGGACGAGGTCACGGTATTGTTGAAGCTCGCGCAAAGGCCTATGCGGCTGCGGATAAGATTGTGTACGAAGGCAAGCAAAACCGCACAGACATTGCGCTTAAAGCGCTCGTATAA
- a CDS encoding alpha/beta fold hydrolase has product MEKPITIAHENIKLTATIHYPTKESSVDNQKLPLVVICHGFVGNRIGVDRLFVLASRQLANAGYLVIRFDYAGTGESEGVYGEHGLDSMIAQTRSVLDYGLSIDLVDPLRVTLLGHSLGGAVALLTSTRDKRVKSLGLWSPVIYPFNDIVRIVGRSTYDEAVKKGYADYLGYQLNPAFFESLQQHQPFQEAHRFHGDVFIAHGTSDDVIPADYSFLLEKTFWLRGEGRCNKSILFQADHTYTQGLHKGELFQATLEWLDSHEQRQQDWQHWSI; this is encoded by the coding sequence ATGGAGAAACCAATTACGATCGCTCATGAGAATATAAAGTTGACTGCAACGATTCATTATCCAACGAAGGAAAGTTCAGTGGATAATCAGAAGTTACCGCTCGTTGTCATTTGTCACGGTTTTGTTGGCAATCGGATTGGTGTCGACCGTCTGTTCGTACTTGCAAGCCGTCAGTTAGCCAATGCGGGCTACCTCGTGATCCGTTTTGATTATGCGGGTACAGGAGAGAGTGAAGGGGTATATGGTGAGCATGGTCTAGATTCAATGATTGCTCAAACGAGATCGGTATTGGATTACGGACTTAGTATAGATCTAGTCGATCCTCTACGCGTAACGTTACTTGGTCATAGTCTCGGTGGGGCAGTTGCTCTGCTTACAAGTACGAGGGATAAGCGCGTAAAGTCGCTCGGGTTGTGGTCTCCAGTTATTTATCCATTTAATGATATCGTTCGAATTGTTGGACGCAGTACCTACGATGAAGCGGTGAAAAAAGGATATGCAGACTATCTGGGCTATCAGCTTAATCCAGCATTTTTCGAATCCTTGCAGCAGCATCAGCCTTTTCAAGAAGCACACAGGTTCCACGGAGATGTGTTTATCGCACATGGAACTTCTGATGATGTGATTCCAGCGGATTATAGCTTTCTCCTGGAAAAAACATTTTGGCTTCGTGGAGAAGGACGCTGTAACAAAAGTATTCTTTTCCAAGCGGATCATACTTACACACAAGGGTTGCACAAAGGGGAATTGTTTCAGGCAACATTAGAATGGCTGGATAGCCACGAGCAACGTCAGCAGGATTGGCAGCACTGGAGCATCTAA